TCAAATGCTTGTGAAACATTTAAAGAGGGAGGATTAGGAGCTTGTTGAAAGGATGGAGAAGTTTCCTCAGATTTAGTACACCCTTGTTTATTTTGGTCTGTCATAGGCTGCATGTTTTTTTCTTCAGTTGTCTGGTTATTGTTGCCCATATCTTCCATTGGCTCTGGTTGGGGAGATGCTGAGGCTTcttcagattttgtggttggaatTTGCTTACTTTGGTCAACTGAAGCATCTGAGCTTTTATCTTCAGTAGTCCTATTATCATTCACTTCCTTTACACCCAATTGAGCTACTCCATTTCCTTGGTTCACCTTTCCCTGAGCTTCCTCAGTGCCGCTTGTCTTCTCGTTACCACCTGTTTCTGAACTTGTTTCTTCATATTCAGAGAACTGCACAGATCTTTCTATTGATAACTCATCTTTTCCATGGTTCTGCTCTGCGTCATTAGTATCCTTCTTTCCTGAATTAGGAACATCTACATGAGCACTcgaatgttgagattgacctagatcaatagattttgatgaaggCTGAACGTCTAATTCTATCCCCCCAGATGGCTTCTCCATTCCAGACTGATTGTTGTCTGAAGCAGTAGTCAGTTCGTCGACTCTTTTCACAATTTCTGAAGAGATACTGCTACTTGACCCATTTTCAGAACTTAAGGGACCTCCAGCTTTTTCATGGGCCTTAGACTTTGGCTCTGATACACTAGAAGTCCTACCAATCATCATGAGTCTATCAAGATTTAAATTTGTTCCTTTAGTTTGCACAATTTCAGAAACAGCAGCTGTAAGCTTTCCACGAACATCTTCTGGTACAGCTCCTTGCAAAGCTTTCATGACTGTTTCTCCTTGTTCCACAGCTGCCAGGACCTGCACGGAAACATAGAATTCTATGTAAATCATGGtgagcaataaaaaaaaatacttaaacaaaaatatgaaCCATTCCAGATAACTCCAAGAAACTTCTATGAAATTCAATACCCATGCAAACAAATTACAGAATgcttcaaaagaaaaaatccaagaaaatgctGTCACAGATTGACACTCAATGAGCAAAAAGTAAGGAAATATGTAACAGGATTGTAAGAAATCATTAAAGATGAAAAGAACATAACAAAAACCTACAGTGGGATATATGGTACCACCATgccaacttcttttttttttctctagaGAATGCAGGTTAATCAGTATGAGATACAAGTATACAACACACGTTAACAAGGCCCAAACTAATGTGGGTAGGATTTATTGTTAGGTTCACTGGGTCTAAGTTACCAACACTTTGTGAAACCGAGGCTTCCTGTGATGATCTGCAAAGCAATAACAGAAGAGAACCTATGGAATTCCATTCTGAAGTTTAGGACTGACTAGAGTCCACCCCTTCCAGGACCCTGTGAAAGTTGGACTTGCATTGGGTTGCAGCCTTTTTGCTGTCTTTGGTAACACAATGAAACCACTAGGACAATAGCCTTTCCATGTTTGATTTACAATAGAAAGTGTCCAAGAAAATGACATAAACAACTACAAATGAAAATGAATAAGGGACCTCCAACAAAAcattaaattattaaataatcTCCTggctaaaaatcaacataaagCATGTAAGTAAAAGAAAAGCCATAGAATATAATTAAGAGAAGAACATTAATAACATCAAATTGAAACcaacatataaaaaaatgtaCAGTTCAATTAGTTCCACTATTCTCCACATGCACATGTCATAAAACTTACCCCAAAGGTTCAAAAAGGTCTACATGATATGCTAAAAACGGATCAACAAAGTAGTAGACAACACCAACCAAAAGAAACAACTACAATATgattgaaaaaagagaggaaaatatTGACACATAATGAGAGCCAATATCTACACAAGTACTAGAATTATGAATCTgtaccttcttcttctgttcttctgcTAGTGTACCAGGCAGAGTTACATCGAGCATGTTAATAACCACGTTTGCTGTCTGTAGCACTTGGCCTCGTTCACTATCCACTGGATCACCCCCCTCCTCTTCGACTGATTCAGCATGGATTAAACTATTCTGCTGAGAAACAGAACCATTTACAAGTTGTTGTTGTCCTTCGTCTTGAATTTTTGACTTCCTTTCTAAATCCCTTCCAGATTTTAAATGAGCTCTGGGAGCAGTATCAGTCTCGTCAATCACATTCTTCATCGGACCAACGGAATATCCATTTAAAGCATCTGAGTGGGTAGGATTCAAGAAGTTGTTTTTGTTCCTACTCTTATCTGATGCCTTAGTTTCAAGCAGAGCTAAACCTTTTGAAGGATTGATGGTAACATCTACATCTTTCAGAAGAGGATGTCGACCCTTCAGGAGTCCAAGTTCCACTGCTGTAAGCCACTACAAAGCCCAATTATATACACATAAGAACACAGGCAAGACATAAATGGTTGAGCTTCAGTATATCTGCATATTGTCATCACAAAAAGAAGTATCCATCAACAGAGCACAACCACAATACTAGAGGTAGATGTTTAGATCGTCAATGACAATAAACCACCACCCAAAGGAGAATAAGCAAAAGACATTGAAATATACAAGGTTATTTTTGGAGTTTGCGATTCCACAAGAGATCAAACATGTGTTAGAACTGCAGGGGTGAAGTTGACAGAACCACCTGAACTGAAACTACTCCTTACTGTCTGGGCAGTAGTCCAGGCTTCCCTGGGGCCCAGAGGCACATCTTGTGGAAACAGATCCCTCTATCCAGTTCCTTGGGAGTATGAAGGAAAGGAACATAAGGTTTAATGATGATAAGCctagaaataatataaaagtatGTCCAATGATCAGCTCTTGTCTATTGGGTTGAGCTTGAGGGGATCGAATCAAGAAGTCCTTGGTTCTGATGATCAATCATAATTAAATATCAGTGGTCATGTGTCTCTGATGAACCATGTGCTGTTCAATCATAATCAATAAATACCTTTTGGAAAGTTCTTCAAAAAATCATAATTATGTATCTTTTGCACTATAAGCATGAACCGCCCTTTTTAACTTGAAAATAAATGGTAACTGTAtctaaataataattaaaatttcttctaatagaaaaagaaaaataagtagTAAACGAGATAACCTCAATGGCAAGATGCTGGCACCAAGATAGAGCAGAAATATCACTTCTAGTAGTAGTAGGCAAACAAGAACAGAGAAGTAGGCTTGTGAATGGGTTTTCTGCGATTGAACTGCGTGGAATGGAGAATACAGGTACCATCCCATCATCACTCTGATAGATAAAGAGAAATTTGGCAGGTATAATCAGTTAGAACATACAATTATTACAATCATGCACTATAGAGCTAGTTGATGTTCTTGACAGTATtaagtataaaaataaaaactatatcaGCCCAGTCGTGCATTAAACATGTTCTTAAGATTAATATGGACCCCACCTGCAGTTCAACCAGGTTTAACCACATAAACTTGGAAAAATATTCCCTTAGTGGCCATGCTATGCATCAAGATACCGTTAACAAAGATTCTCCAAGAAGTAACATTAAAAGTTTGAAACATCCATAAGTGAACCTAAAATATTAAATCAATGGGGATATATAACTAGTAATCCCTTTGGAAGTGTAAAGCACTCACTAACTGAATTGTTTACTGAACATAGAAAGGCATCAACATATACCATTAAGATAACATATAGGAATTCCAGGATACATTATAGTATGAAGAGTGTAAAATGCATGCCTGTATGAAGAGAACAGGGATCTTCACGTTCCCAACCAGTTGTCTTGTACTAGATTTTGCATAAAATTCTTCAATAGCTTCAAACCCATAAAAAACCATGGATATGGCTTTCTCAAAATCACGCACGGATGTGGCTGACAGAGCCTTTTCCACGTTAAACCCTTTTGCTCTGCCCTGAAAGAGTTCCTGAAAACATGTAATTCTGCACTTGTTAGCAGCTAGTAATACGTAACTGAGATAAATTTATCAAATGAAACAGAGAACCACCAAACCTGGCATATAGAACTCTACAGTATTATTTTATTGCTTGCAGGTCAATGAGAAAACATTAGATTTAAGAAATGTAACGCTTGAAAAGTTCAACCTTGTTAAACCGCAGAATATCAATCAGTCCACCTTTGAGCTTTTGGTCTGTGGTAAGATGGTAGGGGGATGATCTTGTTGCTTCCTCCAAGTCAAAAGGATTGTCTATGCATACAGCAGCTGTAAGAGGTGTTCTCTCTCCAACTTCTGCAAGGTATTTTGTCAGCATGTTTGCACCATATCCCCAGCCAACACCCATCAATGTTGTCCATGGTCTTGCACTGTTGATAAACTGTATAGCTGTCCAGATATCATCGCTGTCAGCTGCTGTAAATAACCTACATAAATAAAGTAGTTGAGAGTTTCTACAatcagttttctttttctcctttgcaACATATTGTAGAGGATCTGGGGATAAATGATTTACTCATCAAGAAGCATATAGAGTGCAGTGAAGAATTAAACAGACATTAATGGAACTTGGATCAAATCCTAGTTTGGACATTCTCAGAACCCACAATAGGAAGTGCAGTGCAATGTTCCAGATATTTTTGTTTGCATATGTTTAGATTGCtgtggaaataaaataaatcagcACACCAAGACTATATCAAACCATTTGACTGGGTTTGTAGTCTATGAAAATGGTGAATGCATCCAACCATACTCCTTTTTCCAGAAAATGGTTACAGATCCATATTGTCAGAAAgataggagggggggggggaatagaaCCTCTAGCAACCAACTGCTGGAGATGCAATAAATTAACAAGTAGTGAGGTGACAACAGCACAAGATGAGAGCCTTACCATTGATTTTATGAAAGCTGAGTACAACATCGAACCAGAAAAAGGTCTTCCCAAGTTGCTAACAACAGCATGCCTTCTCCCTCAGAACCAATTTCCCCATTTGTACTCTGCTTTTCTTACAAATAAACTTGCATTGAGGGAGGGTTCCAGGCTTGAATTTGGACAATAACCTTTAAGGACAGCAGGCGGAGTTGAATTTGGATGCAGTTTTGTGTAGGATTTTTCAAGCTTGTGACCAGGACAATGGACTGGTGCTATGGTGCTGGCTTTCACAGCTCACAACATGTTACAAGGCATTTTCTGGACACTCTCCACCCACTAGCATCTTTTACACACCAAAGTGCACAAAAGTTCAACAAGTGAACATAGAGCTGAAATATATGAGCGCATTCTCTGTTTGCTCAAGGAAAATTTGGCAATGGCTAGGGGGAGCAAGAATCCATAGATTGACAGACTTCTTAACTGAAACCAATTTGAAGTTGATGGTTTTGACAGACTTCTTAAATGAAACCAATTTGAGGTTGATGGTGTAGATTATCTTTATCGTACTCCAAAAAGTCAGTCATTGCCAAGAATGGAAGTCCTTATTTTGGCAGTCAGGGTAGTTAATGAAATTTCTGCACGTTCGTTCTGTTTTGATGAGAAGAGATTCCCCTTGAAGAGGGCTCCATTGAGCTTTCTCTATGTCATAAGTCATTGCTTGATAATAAGCATCGGGTGGTTTTACGTATCACACAACATCCCACAGATACAGCACTTATCGTCATCAGTTTAGAGCTATCATGAACTACATTTAAgacccaaaatcaaacaaacGATCACAAGAAAGCTTACCGGGCAGTGGTCAGAGGTGAACCAGCGCATCCCCTTGGATTCATGACGATGGGAAAACAGCCTTGCTTCAGAGAATCACATACGAATGACCTTATGTTCTTATCTGTGCTCCCTTCCGTCGTCCCCGGTACAATCAACAGTGTCGTATCCAATCCAGGCTCCTCCGTCAAATCCAAATTCGCTGGCCAGTCCAAGGAAATAACCCCTCCATCGTCTGTGCGGACACAAACTCTCTGATAAACGAATTTCTCCTCAAAACGGCCATGCCTCTCATCCGAATACCGTACATGAATCCTCCCACTGTTCAGCTTCACGAAATGCCTGTCCTCCTTCACGAGCTTATCATTCACTTCCTGCAGTAGCTCACTCCCCTCGAACTGTATCGAAGGGCACCGGAGCAATGCAAATCGATTGAACGGTGTTGGGCTGGTGAATAAAATCCACTCTCCAATATCAGAAACTCCAGAATTCCGACGGGAATTAAAACGAGAGAGATACAACGCAGCACCGGATGAAAGACCCAAAGCTGGAGCGATCAAATCCAAGGAATTTACCGAGGGGAACTGAGAAATCAAATTCTGAAACAGGTTTTCGAACGAAGCCGATAGTGAAGATCTTACATGATTACGAAGAGTGAAGCTTCGTTCCAGTTTCCGTTTTCGACGCCTCCAAAAGAGAGATCCATGGATTTGCGAATTCCCATGGAGATGAAGAGAAGGAGATTGGGGCTGAAGAGAAGCGTGATTCAATAGGAGACTCATTCGAATACAATTCCAGAGGTGAGATCTCCCCACATTAAAAGTGAGAGTGTCTGTTCCTTAAATATTAGCAGAACGACACTTGAAAATGTCTAAGATGCTGAGGGTGCACGGATGGTGGAGAATAGCCGTTGAAGCTGAATGAAGGCCACCTGCATGTCGTATTCGAAATTACAGGTAAAATCCAGAAGAGATCTgaatccgagagagagagacagagacgtTCACGAGCGAGAACGGATGACAGTTACCTATGAGGTTAATGTTCAATTGAaggtttggtatgatttctatttcaatttcggattgatttaatgaaataataaaaaatagatatttgataaaataaaaaaaactgaaattgttttgattgtatCAAACTATCAATATGAAATGGTtaatataaagaataaaaaaaaaattatttgatagttcaattttttataatagattctctatattacTTTGGGAAAGGTGGCAGGGGCAGGGAAGGAGTGGCAGTGGTTGTTGTAATGATGGTGCTAGCATGGTGGTGAAGAGaccattaaaaaaagaagaagaatagtgttttatttttaacataaaattaaattactattttgtccatcaaattaaccatgtgctcttTAAAGAGCAAAATGAAATcaagtgaaatagaaattctgaaattccatttgatttctatttcactgaaataaggtgcaaacaTCAAgccaatgaaatagaaatcatctcctaaaattgaaatagaaaccaTACCAAATCAGGCTATTTTCTTAGTAAAAATTTAGCGGTAATGTTTGTGTTCAAAACTTCAAATTCAACCTATTTAACATTCTAACtggttctaccaaaaaaaaaaaaaaaaaaacattctaaTCGGAAAACTTTTTTTCCTTGTCACTACATAATAACATCCATAGTCCCAAGCTCTAGTACCTCTTTTTGCCTTTCAGCCCTAGGGAAATTATCCACCGAGCAaagtgtttgggtaggggtagggtggccatttcagccccccttgttagaggaactggggaactagaCCGGGCAaagaactggaggggataaagatcctccaGCCATAGTGCCTCTTTTTGCCTTATTCGTGGCATTCGGGGGTTATCCTTTGATTGTGTTTTCCAAACGATCTAAGGCTCCTCTTGTATCACAATTAAGAGGTAATGGGCTCAACACTTGTTACTCCAAACACTATAGGTTAAGTACTCTCATGATACCTCCATTTTCGATCCTAAGGTTCTCTCCAAAAAAGGTTCGTGGTCTTGGAATAGTGTTGCTTCAAATCTACCTTTTTTAAAGCTCTACTGTTTTAGTAAAATTGGTAATGGACAAAGACCCGATTCTGGTTTGATCCTTAGATCCCATTGTt
The nucleotide sequence above comes from Telopea speciosissima isolate NSW1024214 ecotype Mountain lineage chromosome 3, Tspe_v1, whole genome shotgun sequence. Encoded proteins:
- the LOC122656556 gene encoding uncharacterized protein LOC122656556 isoform X1, with amino-acid sequence MSLLLNHASLQPQSPSLHLHGNSQIHGSLFWRRRKRKLERSFTLRNHVRSSLSASFENLFQNLISQFPSVNSLDLIAPALGLSSGAALYLSRFNSRRNSGVSDIGEWILFTSPTPFNRFALLRCPSIQFEGSELLQEVNDKLVKEDRHFVKLNSGRIHVRYSDERHGRFEEKFVYQRVCVRTDDGGVISLDWPANLDLTEEPGLDTTLLIVPGTTEGSTDKNIRSFVCDSLKQGCFPIVMNPRGCAGSPLTTARLFTAADSDDIWTAIQFINSARPWTTLMGVGWGYGANMLTKYLAEVGERTPLTAAVCIDNPFDLEEATRSSPYHLTTDQKLKGGLIDILRFNKELFQGRAKGFNVEKALSATSVRDFEKAISMVFYGFEAIEEFYAKSSTRQLVGNVKIPVLFIQSDDGMVPVFSIPRSSIAENPFTSLLLCSCLPTTTRSDISALSWCQHLAIEWLTAVELGLLKGRHPLLKDVDVTINPSKGLALLETKASDKSRNKNNFLNPTHSDALNGYSVGPMKNVIDETDTAPRAHLKSGRDLERKSKIQDEGQQQLVNGSVSQQNSLIHAESVEEEGGDPVDSERGQVLQTANVVINMLDVTLPGTLAEEQKKKVLAAVEQGETVMKALQGAVPEDVRGKLTAAVSEIVQTKGTNLNLDRLMMIGRTSSVSEPKSKAHEKAGGPLSSENGSSSSISSEIVKRVDELTTASDNNQSGMEKPSGGIELDVQPSSKSIDLGQSQHSSAHVDVPNSGKKDTNDAEQNHGKDELSIERSVQFSEYEETSSETGGNEKTSGTEEAQGKVNQGNGVAQLGVKEVNDNRTTEDKSSDASVDQSKQIPTTKSEEASASPQPEPMEDMGNNNQTTEEKNMQPMTDQNKQGCTKSEETSPSFQQAPNPPSLNVSQAFDALTGLDDSTQMAVNSVFGVIEDMITQLEEKDNRNDGKEDKIVDRVGDENEKPGSASEPSVTSEHKLEIEEDSKKEMSSESNQLQSCDNLVGNSSEKCAEPHQDTTNGWNERKLTDNPSSLYKSSTGGFWGYCNGNNLYKEDKKRKEDLTRSKFLVENLDKSKPVHKFPLYVTINPYRDSLYSEYLNKYLLSKMSNTTSLDLDTTTDLLLDYIPEEGQWKLLDQPGNARNLGVDQKDQDIRSTPDVYDIDKIIEPSYVILETEKEKQQIEEHGRVEDFNQKAQIGSDVSSEEPTQFIKSIILDSLKVEVGRKLGAYTVKGMESDLAQDLEQVANAVSLAIGQSEELIWSLASKDPASRKFGTINGGLIINTISSAVQDANYLGKVLPIGVIIGSSLAALRKHFNVATIDQADSMGENYYGQVREMGNCHKPVEKKDQFSDMDGLTSRVEEKVQRVNLKNDTMMVGAVTAALGASALMVHQQRVPEKSDEITGISSRSLNVRGGHGMEPDKLQEAISEKNHNNIVTSLAEKAMSVAGPVVPTKNDGEVDQDRLVAMLADLGQKGGMLRLIGKIALLWGGIRGAMSLTDRLISFLRFAERPLVQRILGFVCMVLVLWSPVVVPLLPTLVQGWATHNSNGIAKYVCIIGLYTAVLILIMLWGKRVRGYENPLAQYGLDLTSMQKIQDCLKGLTAGFLLVLSIHSINALLGWACFSWPSSLPSSLSDAVAWLKVCGGVFVLTGQGIMAAIGIAIAEELLFRSWLPEEIAVDLGYHQAIIISGLAFSILERSTRAIPGLWLLSLALSGIQQRSNGSLSIPIGMRAGIIATNLILQKGGFLAYKGSGPLWLIGSHPFQPFSGAVGLAISLLLAIALYPQKPLQRKKIMKAI